The sequence below is a genomic window from Candidatus Thiodiazotropha endoloripes.
CTTCCAGATCATCGATGAATGCCAGCAGCTCATCATCAAAACGCTCAACCTCTTGCGAGACCTCTTTCAACCTGGGATCAGGCAATCTCAATATATCGAGTATCGCCATGATTCAACCAATCAGCGTCTCGATGGCTGAGACATGCACATCGATCTCATCTGTCTCGAGCTGCCCCAGAGCCGCTTCCAGAGTTTCGATGGTCTCCTCGGTGTAGCCCTGAATCGTCATGATGTAGACAGGTTCATCCTGACTGCCCACCACGTCCGAATCGAGTTCCAGAATATTGAAGCCGCTTTCAGCCAGTAATCCGGTCACCTGTGCCACGATACCGGCCCGGTCTGCACCATTCACCCGAACCTGAAAATTGGGCACCCGGTGCTGATGCAGTCCGCCATGGATCGGATCCAGATGAAATCTCAATCCCAGTTTGTCAGCCACCGGTGCAATGCAGGCAGACAACGCCTGTTCACTCTGTCCTCCATCCACCATCATCATGATGGTGAAATTACCACCCAACCGAAGCATGGATGCCTCACCCAGGGTATACCCGCCACGGAACAGGGCATCGGTCACCTGTGCGACAATTCCGGGCTGATCTTCACCGACCAGCGTCAACATCTGCCATTTCATATCAACCCCTTTCAACCTGTAAAGATCAGTTGGTCTGCGAGCATTTCACACGCTAGCGTGGCTTACCCAGAGCGTGGCCAAGGCCAGCGGACAATTTAACTGAAAACAGCTGATCAGTCTCAGATGGAGCGGCCAGCTGATTCATTTGGGTTCAAGCCATATTAATGAGGCCATCCGTCCTGTCACGCCATCACGACGATAAGAGAAGAAGCGCTCGCGGTCGGCCACTGTACAGTAATCGCCCCCACTGATGAACCCCACACCGGAGCGGATCAATCTCTGGCGGGCCAGTTGGTAGATATCTGACCACCAGTGGCCAGGCCGCCCAGCCTTAAATGCCACTGTATCCTCTGTCGCCTGATTAACGAACACTTCACGTACTTCGTCACCCACCTCAAACGCAGCCGGACCGATCGCCGGCCCCATCCAGGCGAGAAGCGATTCAGCCGGCGTACTCATTCTGGCAACTGCCTGCTCTATGATACCCGAAGCAAGTCCCCGCCAACCGGCATGCACGGCAGAGACCTCCCGACCATCGCGATCGGTAAGCAGCAGCGGCAGACAGTCTGCGGTGAGCACAGCACAGACCACTCCGCTTCGGCTGGTGTAAACCCCATCCGCCTGACACCCCGGATCATCCCGCTCACCAAGCGCAATATGACAACCATGGATCTGAGTCAGCCAGAATGGTTCCCCCGGAAGCCCGAGGCTGTCTGCGAGGCGCGCACGGTTTTGAGCTACAGCATGGGGATCATCCGCGACATGATCTGCCAGATTCAGACTCTCAAAGTCACCCAGGCTGACGCCGCCGAGGCGAGTGGTGGTCCCAGCCCGGACATGCGACGAGGCGGGCCAGTCCGGTTTGATCAGCTCAATCCCCATCAGCCAAAAGCCTCAGCAGCTGTTGCATGTCGGAGGGTGGCGGAGCTTCCCAGCTCATCAGCTCACCGCTGTCGGGATGAATCAGTTCCAAGCGGGTGGCATGCAGGGCCTGGCGTTTGAACTGTTGCAGAATCTCGACCGCTCCATCTGACAGGCCTGGGGGGATCTTCTGTCGTCCGCCATAGAGTGGATCACCCAGCAAAGGATGGTGAATATGGCTCATATGCACCCGGATCTGGTGGGTCCTGCCGGTCTCCAGGTTCACCTGCAGATAGGTGTGTGCAGCAAAGCGCTGCAATATCCGATAGTGTGTTACTGCCTGCTTGCCACGCTCGACAACCGCCATTCGCAGACGGTTGACAGGATGGCGACCGATCGGTTTGTCGACGGTACCACCGGCAACCATACTCCCCTGAACAATCGCCCGGTATTCACGCTTTACGCTTCGTGCCTGCAGCTGTTGCACCAGGCCATGTTGGGCCTGCAGAGTCTTGGTAACCACCAACAGGCCACTGGTCTCCTTATCCAGACGATGCACGATTCCCGCCCTTGGTATGGCAGTCAGCTGCGGGTGGTGGTGGAGCAGGCCATTCAGCAGAGTACCGCTTGGATTCCCGGCTGCCGGATGCATCACCAACCCAGCGGGTTTATTGACCACCAGCAGGGAGTCATCTTCATAGAGCAGATCGAGATCCATGGCTTCAGGCCTGTCAGACACCTCTTCCGTGAGCAGTGTCCGCAATACCACACTCTCTCCACCTCTTACCTTGTCCTTCGCCCGGCAGCTGGCCCCATCCACCTCAACCAACCCCTGTTTGATCCAGCTTTGCAGACGACTGCGGGAGTATTCAGGACAGAGCTCTGCCAGCAATTGGTCTATGCGTGTACCCGCCCGTTCAGAGGGTACCAGAAAGGTTTGTGTGGGAACTTCTGACAAGGATTCAGGATCGGACACTGGAGGACCATCCTGAGTCGCGTTTTCGCACATAGCCACGACCTGCATCAAAGGGAACCGATCCCTGCAAGCTGGGAAAATCTGCGCAGCGGGTGCCCAAGTTATACCGTAACTGCGGCTTTCCGTTATACTCACGCGTCAAATCATGTTTCATCCAGAGATTGGCCATGACCTTAAAAACTTTTTCAACCATTCTGCTCATCATGCTACTGACAGGATGTGCACTGCCGGAGCAGGCCGATCCCACAAAAAACTGGAGCGCCAGTAAATTCTACTCTGAAGCCAAAACCCATATGCTGGATGGTGAGTACGACCTGGCCATCAAACACTATAACGGACTGCAGGCACGCTACCCGTTTGGACGCTATGCCACCCAGTCCCAGCTCGACATCATCTACGCCCACTACAAAAACGGCGAACCCGACTCCGCCATTGCTGCCTCCGACCGGTTTATAAAACTCAATCCCCAAAGCCGCTATGTGGATTATGCCTATTATATGAAGGGACTGGCCAACTATAACCGAAATCAGAGTTTTCTCAGCAGTATACTGCCCACCGATTCATCGGAGCGGGATGCGGGCGCAGCACTGGACTCATTCAACGACTTCGCTGAACTGATTCGTCGATACCCTGACAGCAAGTACTCGGCCGATGCGCATCAGCGCATGCTCTATCTGAGAAACAACCTGTCCAAATACCAGATCCATATTGCAAGATATTATATGAAACGGGGTGCCTATCTGGCCGCAGCTAACCGCGCAAACCGGGTGGTCACCCAGTTCCAACGCACAGACTCGGTTCTGGAGGCGCTGGAAATAATGATCGATGCCTACTCCCGTCTCGGCCTTACGGAGTTGGCCAAGGATGCTCAGCGAGTATTGGCCCTCAACCTGGAAAACGGCCGTCTTACCCAACCTACCAGTGAAGCGGCGGAGTGACCCACAGCCTCCCCACTACCCTGGACAACAAAAAACCGGCAGATTGAGTAAACCCACCGGTCTCCTTGAATAGATTCAGACAAACCGTCTCTACTAAGGCGCCTCAGATCGCTGCTTCATTCTCTTCGCCGGTTCTGATACGGATGACCTGTTCCACAGGGGAAACGAAAATCTTACCGTCACCGATTTTTCCTGTACGAGCCGCATTGGTGATGGCATCGATACAGGCCTGAACCTGTTCACTGGCTACCACCAGCTCCAATTTCACCTTCGGCAGGAAATCGACCACATATTCAGCACCACGGTAGAGCTCGGTATGCCCTTTCTGTCGGCCAAACCCCTTGACTTCAGTGGCGGTCATTCCGGTAATGCCCACCTCTGACAAGGCCTCACGAACATCCTCCAGTTTGAAAGGCTTGATGATTGCTTCAACTTTTTTCATTGTTACTCTGCTCTCGTAGGATAATCTTTCGCATCAGGTAATTATGGATTGTAACGCTGAGCCAACCAGCGAGTCTACGACCCCCCGGAAATTGCTGCAATAAAACTCAATATTTGATGGATTCGGGCTGACAACGGCGGAGTGTCTCTCCAATTCCCGACACATTCACCAACAGTATTGAGCAGCGAGTTATTATAAACACAAGGATTTGAAGGTTAAACCGCACCCCCATCCAGCTGATTTCATTGATAATTATTGAGCTTCAGGACTTACGCCAGGTAAGCGGGTAGCGTCGATCCCGCCCATAGGCGCGTCGGGTTATCTTGACGCCAGGCGGTGCCTGACGACGTTTATACTCGTTTCGATCCACCAGACCGATCACCCGCTCCACCGTCGACCGGTCAAAACCTGCTGTAATAATCGCTGCCGGATCCTGGTCCTGTTCCACATATCGTTCGAGGATTTGATCGAGCACCGGATAGTCGGGGAGTGAATCACTATCCTTTTGATCCGGTGCCAATTCCGCAGATGGCGGCCTCTCCAATACCCGATCGGGTATGACCGGAGAGAGCCCGTTGCGGTAGCGACAGAGCTCGTATACCAGTGTCTTCGGAACATCTTTTATCGGGGCAAAACCACCAGCCATGTCTCCGTAGAGGGTGGCATAGCCTACCGACATTTCACTCTTGTTACCGGTCGTCAGCAAGATCCGCCCCTTCTTGTTGCTGATCGCCATCAGGATGATGCCCCGACATCGGGCCTGGATATTCTCTTCAGTCACATCAACCGGCTTACCGGCAAACTCATCGCTGAGCATCTCGAGAAAGGCCTTGAACGCCGGCTCGATCGGGATGGTCCGGTACTCGACTCCCAGTGCCTCTGCCTCGGCCTCCGCATCCTGATTACTCATATCTGCCGTGTAACGGGAGGGCATCAGCACCACTTCCACCTGGTCGGGCCCCAGTGCATCAGCGGCTATCGCCAGAGTCAAAGCGGAGTCGACGCCGCCTGAGAGGCCGATGATGGCGCCATTGAAACCATTTTTCACCACATAATCCCGCACCCCGAGCACCAGTGCCTGATAAACCCTCTGGGCTTCACTCATCAGCGGCTCCACATGCTGGGGAATCGGTGACACGGAATCTGAGTCACACTCCAGCTCCACGATGGGACAGGACTCCTCAAAGAATGCCGCACGATGAACCAGATCTCCTGTCGCATCCACGGCAAAGGAACCGCCATCAAAGACCAACTCATCCTGACCACCCACCAGATTGGTATAGATAATGGGAATACCATTATCCATGGCACGTTTTTGAACCAGTTCCTCCCGTTCCGGTGCCTTGCCGATATGGAAGGGCGACGCATTCAGGTTCAAGAGAAGCTGTGCCCCAGCCGCCCGACTCATGGCGGCGGGTTCCGCCTCCCAGATATCCTCACAGACGGTCAATCCCAGCTGCACCCCCTTGAGATTGAAGGTCACCGCTTCATGCCCTGGCGCGAAGTATCGCTTTTCATCAAACACACTGTAGTTGGGCAGCTTGTGCTTCTCATACTCCGCAATCAGTTGCCCCCCACTGACCACACCCGCCACATTGAACAGCTTGCCATCCCGGTATCTGGGATAACCGATCACCAGGCAGAGCTGACTGACTTCCGAACAGATCAACTCAATGGCACGCTCCACACGATGAATGAAATGGGGACGTAACAGCAGATCTTCCGGCGGATAGCCGGTAATCGCCAGCTCAGGAAAGACAATGGCATCCACAGCGTTTTGATCATTGAGCGCCAGATCGATAATTTTCCTGGCATTGCCCTCGATATCTCCAACCAGAAAATTGAGTTGGGCAATCTGAATTTTAAGCTTCAAACGGGAACTCCTGACAGCTTGATGATTAACCAGAGTTGTGGATTGTATTAACCGATGCGTAAAAAGCTGCATTCCAGACCATTGAGAGTGCGGTTGCAAGTTTTTAGCTTCGGCTTCTGAACAGCGATCCAGCCACAATCCTGATTGACTCAGTCTCAGACATCATAAACAATTGATTGTATGGGACTAAAAACAATACTTTTCGGCTTAGCAATCTGGGGAATCTACCTCATCATTCGCCACCTTGTCAGGCAGCGTTCCATCGAGCAGAACGCATCCAGAGAGGTCAAATCGGTGGAAAGTGTGGAGTGTGCCCATTGCGGGCTGCATCTGCCGAAAACTGAGGCGGTGGAAAAAAAAGGGGTCTATTACTGCAGTAACGAACATTTGACCGCTGCTGAGTCGAAAAAACCAACAGATCATGAATAGCTGGCTGGAGAAGCTTGAGCAAACCATCATCACAGAACCTCCCGGTAAGGAGATGGGTGCGGTATCCCATTGGCGGTCACTGCGGCTTTTCCTGCTCTACAGAATCACCCTTTCACTGACTCTGCTGTTTTTCTTCCACGCGGACAGTGGTCCAGCCTTCATCGGCTCGACTGATCCCAGACTCTTTAACATCACTATCCTGACCTATAGCGCATTAACTATTCTCTCTTCCCTACTGTTCATCAGGCGCTCACCCGGCCCGGAACATCAGGCTTACCTGGCCCTGTTCATCGATATTCTGGCGATCACCCTGCTGATGTATGCCAGTGGCGGCATCCAGACAGGCCTGGGCATGCTGATCGCGGTCTCCATCTCCGCAGGAGCGCTGATCATGGGGGGGCGGGCATCGCTCCTGTTTGCCGCACTGGCTGCACTGGCCGTGATCACCGATCAGGTCCACGCCAGCCTGAGCAACCGTGCATCGCCCCAGTTTATCCAGGCCGGATTCCTGGGAGCCGTCTATTTCGCCACCGCCCTGCTGACCTGGGTATTGAGCAGCCGTGCCCGTGCCAGTGAGCGCCTGGCCGAGAAACGGGCCAGCGAACTGGACCACATGGCCAAGATCAATGCCTATGTCATAAAACATATGCAGACCGGGGTCCTTGTCATCGATGCCTCAGGCAGAATCCTGATGATGAACGACCCTGCCTGGCATCTGTTGGGCATGCCCTCAGCCACCACCGGCAGCCATCTGGCCAAGGCATCCCCGGAGCTGGCCCACATTGTGCGCAAACGGCAAAATCCCAAACGCAAACAGAAACTCACCTTCCGCAGCCAGAGCCAGGGACCTGAACTGAAGGCTCAATTCAATGCGCTAAGCGGCGAAGAGGCGGGAGACATGCTGATTTTTCTTGAAGATACCTCACAAGTAACCCGTGAGGCGCAACAGATGAAGCTGGCCTCACTGGGGCGACTCACCGCCAGCATCGCCCATGAGATACGCAACCCCCTGGGGGCGATCAGTCACGCAAGTCAACTGTTTCGCGAATCCCCGAGTCTCAATGTTGCCGACAAGAGACTGACTGAAATCATCACCACCAATGCAGCCCGGGTGAATCAGGTGATTGAGAACGTCCTTCAGCTCTCACGCCGGGAACCCGGCCAGCAGGTCACTATTCAACTCGACCCCTGGCTGAAAAAACTCACTTCAGACCTGATCAGACACCAGGGCTTCAAAGAGGAGAGCATTCGCCTGCAGATCGACCCCGTATCGACCAAAGTCTTCGCAGATCCTGAACAACTGCGTCAATTGGTAAGTAATCTCTGCAACAATGCACGGGAGCATTGTGACAAGAAAAACCTGCAACTGAGGATTGTTGGCGGCATGACCAAAGAGTACCAGCATCCTATACTGGATGTGTTGGACAATGGACCCGGTATCGCCCCGGAAGTGGCCAAGCAGATCTTCGAACCCTTTTTCACAACACGCAATACCGGTACCGGGCTTGGTCTTTATATCGCAAAGGAGTTAAGTGAAACCAATCGGATACGACTGGAGTATATCCCGGGCCCAACCGGCGGAAGCTGCTTCCGCCTACACTTTGAAAACTGGCAGCCAGAGAAACAACAAGCATGACACAACCTACCGCACTGATTGTCGATGACGAACCCGATATCTGTGAACTGTTGGAGATAACGCTGTTGCGTATGGGTATTGATGCCCACTCTGTATTCAATCTGGCCAGTGCCCATGAACTACTGGCAGAGCAACAATTTGATCTTTGTCTATCAGACATGCGTCTGCCTGATGGAAACGGAATCGACCTGGTACGCCATATCAATGAGACCTACCCCCAGCTCCCTGTTGCAATGATCACCGCCCATGGAAACATGGAGTCTGCGATTGAAGCACTGAAGGCAGGCGCGTTCGATTTTGTATCCAAACCGGTAGACCTGGAGGTCCTTCGCAAGCTGGTGCAGCAGGCCATCAAACTCAGCAAACCGGCAAATGGCAAAACCCAGGTCAAAAAGGATTCAGCAGCCACCCATGAACCGATGCTGGGTAACTCCCCAGCCATGACCCGTATCATCAAATTGATCGAAAAGCTCGCAAGAAGTCAGGCACCGGTCTACATCAGCGGTGAATCGGGTACTGGTAAAGAGCTGGCTGCGAGAATGATCCACTATCAGGGCCCCCGTGCGGACAACCCCTTTGTGGCGGTCAACTGCGGCGCCATCCCGCAGGAGCTTATGGAGAGTGAGCTGTTCGGCCATAAAAAGGGCAGCTTTACCGGTGCCACCCATGATAATGAAGGCCTTTTTCTGAGTGCCAACGGTGGAACCCTGTTTCTGGATGAGATCGCAGACCTACCACTACATATGCAGGTAAAACTGCTTCGGTCCATACAGGAGAAGATGATCAGGCCTGTGGGTGGACAGAAGGAGATCCCCATTGATTTACGCATCATCAGTGCAACCCATAAGGATCTCGCCACCCTGGTTGAGCAAGGTGAATTCCGCCAGGATCTGTTTTATCGAATCAATGTCATCGAATTACCCTTACCACCCTTGCGCGAACGTACTGAGGACATCCCCCTGCTTGCCCAGCATTTCCTTACCCGACTCGCTCGTCATGGGGGCATTAAAAAACCGAAACTCACCACAGAGGCGGTAAAGAAACTGAAGTCATATCCGTTTCCGGGAAACATCCGTGAACTCGAGAATATTCTGGAACGCTCCGTAACACTGCTTGATAGTGAGAAGCTTGAGACTGATGACCTGCTGTTGCCGAACCATGTATCTGATACGGAAAACCAGACAACACCTCAGGGACTTGGGGAGAAAATGGAGCAGGTGGAACGACAAGCGATCATTGAGGCCCT
It includes:
- a CDS encoding glycine cleavage system protein R; the protein is MKWQMLTLVGEDQPGIVAQVTDALFRGGYTLGEASMLRLGGNFTIMMMVDGGQSEQALSACIAPVADKLGLRFHLDPIHGGLHQHRVPNFQVRVNGADRAGIVAQVTGLLAESGFNILELDSDVVGSQDEPVYIMTIQGYTEETIETLEAALGQLETDEIDVHVSAIETLIG
- the pgeF gene encoding peptidoglycan editing factor PgeF, with amino-acid sequence MGIELIKPDWPASSHVRAGTTTRLGGVSLGDFESLNLADHVADDPHAVAQNRARLADSLGLPGEPFWLTQIHGCHIALGERDDPGCQADGVYTSRSGVVCAVLTADCLPLLLTDRDGREVSAVHAGWRGLASGIIEQAVARMSTPAESLLAWMGPAIGPAAFEVGDEVREVFVNQATEDTVAFKAGRPGHWWSDIYQLARQRLIRSGVGFISGGDYCTVADRERFFSYRRDGVTGRMASLIWLEPK
- the rluD gene encoding 23S rRNA pseudouridine(1911/1915/1917) synthase RluD; amino-acid sequence: MCENATQDGPPVSDPESLSEVPTQTFLVPSERAGTRIDQLLAELCPEYSRSRLQSWIKQGLVEVDGASCRAKDKVRGGESVVLRTLLTEEVSDRPEAMDLDLLYEDDSLLVVNKPAGLVMHPAAGNPSGTLLNGLLHHHPQLTAIPRAGIVHRLDKETSGLLVVTKTLQAQHGLVQQLQARSVKREYRAIVQGSMVAGGTVDKPIGRHPVNRLRMAVVERGKQAVTHYRILQRFAAHTYLQVNLETGRTHQIRVHMSHIHHPLLGDPLYGGRQKIPPGLSDGAVEILQQFKRQALHATRLELIHPDSGELMSWEAPPPSDMQQLLRLLADGD
- a CDS encoding outer membrane protein assembly factor BamD, producing MTLKTFSTILLIMLLTGCALPEQADPTKNWSASKFYSEAKTHMLDGEYDLAIKHYNGLQARYPFGRYATQSQLDIIYAHYKNGEPDSAIAASDRFIKLNPQSRYVDYAYYMKGLANYNRNQSFLSSILPTDSSERDAGAALDSFNDFAELIRRYPDSKYSADAHQRMLYLRNNLSKYQIHIARYYMKRGAYLAAANRANRVVTQFQRTDSVLEALEIMIDAYSRLGLTELAKDAQRVLALNLENGRLTQPTSEAAE
- a CDS encoding P-II family nitrogen regulator, with the protein product MKKVEAIIKPFKLEDVREALSEVGITGMTATEVKGFGRQKGHTELYRGAEYVVDFLPKVKLELVVASEQVQACIDAITNAARTGKIGDGKIFVSPVEQVIRIRTGEENEAAI
- a CDS encoding NAD+ synthase, with amino-acid sequence MKLKIQIAQLNFLVGDIEGNARKIIDLALNDQNAVDAIVFPELAITGYPPEDLLLRPHFIHRVERAIELICSEVSQLCLVIGYPRYRDGKLFNVAGVVSGGQLIAEYEKHKLPNYSVFDEKRYFAPGHEAVTFNLKGVQLGLTVCEDIWEAEPAAMSRAAGAQLLLNLNASPFHIGKAPEREELVQKRAMDNGIPIIYTNLVGGQDELVFDGGSFAVDATGDLVHRAAFFEESCPIVELECDSDSVSPIPQHVEPLMSEAQRVYQALVLGVRDYVVKNGFNGAIIGLSGGVDSALTLAIAADALGPDQVEVVLMPSRYTADMSNQDAEAEAEALGVEYRTIPIEPAFKAFLEMLSDEFAGKPVDVTEENIQARCRGIILMAISNKKGRILLTTGNKSEMSVGYATLYGDMAGGFAPIKDVPKTLVYELCRYRNGLSPVIPDRVLERPPSAELAPDQKDSDSLPDYPVLDQILERYVEQDQDPAAIITAGFDRSTVERVIGLVDRNEYKRRQAPPGVKITRRAYGRDRRYPLTWRKS
- a CDS encoding PP0621 family protein encodes the protein MGLKTILFGLAIWGIYLIIRHLVRQRSIEQNASREVKSVESVECAHCGLHLPKTEAVEKKGVYYCSNEHLTAAESKKPTDHE
- a CDS encoding two-component system sensor histidine kinase NtrB; its protein translation is MNSWLEKLEQTIITEPPGKEMGAVSHWRSLRLFLLYRITLSLTLLFFFHADSGPAFIGSTDPRLFNITILTYSALTILSSLLFIRRSPGPEHQAYLALFIDILAITLLMYASGGIQTGLGMLIAVSISAGALIMGGRASLLFAALAALAVITDQVHASLSNRASPQFIQAGFLGAVYFATALLTWVLSSRARASERLAEKRASELDHMAKINAYVIKHMQTGVLVIDASGRILMMNDPAWHLLGMPSATTGSHLAKASPELAHIVRKRQNPKRKQKLTFRSQSQGPELKAQFNALSGEEAGDMLIFLEDTSQVTREAQQMKLASLGRLTASIAHEIRNPLGAISHASQLFRESPSLNVADKRLTEIITTNAARVNQVIENVLQLSRREPGQQVTIQLDPWLKKLTSDLIRHQGFKEESIRLQIDPVSTKVFADPEQLRQLVSNLCNNAREHCDKKNLQLRIVGGMTKEYQHPILDVLDNGPGIAPEVAKQIFEPFFTTRNTGTGLGLYIAKELSETNRIRLEYIPGPTGGSCFRLHFENWQPEKQQA
- a CDS encoding sigma-54-dependent transcriptional regulator produces the protein MTQPTALIVDDEPDICELLEITLLRMGIDAHSVFNLASAHELLAEQQFDLCLSDMRLPDGNGIDLVRHINETYPQLPVAMITAHGNMESAIEALKAGAFDFVSKPVDLEVLRKLVQQAIKLSKPANGKTQVKKDSAATHEPMLGNSPAMTRIIKLIEKLARSQAPVYISGESGTGKELAARMIHYQGPRADNPFVAVNCGAIPQELMESELFGHKKGSFTGATHDNEGLFLSANGGTLFLDEIADLPLHMQVKLLRSIQEKMIRPVGGQKEIPIDLRIISATHKDLATLVEQGEFRQDLFYRINVIELPLPPLRERTEDIPLLAQHFLTRLARHGGIKKPKLTTEAVKKLKSYPFPGNIRELENILERSVTLLDSEKLETDDLLLPNHVSDTENQTTPQGLGEKMEQVERQAIIEALEETRWNRTAAAKKLGMSLRSLRYRLEKLEIE